The Leptospira saintgironsiae genome contains a region encoding:
- a CDS encoding PaaI family thioesterase: MANQKDLEDMQKEWEKFSKAAPGLKVPPPAFKELSGEFVSYVRKKEMVCSFYVEPRFSNPMGVFQGGFLAAAFDNTFGPLCYLAAGKPTTTLELSVSYIRMVKENQRITVQAKVVARGNQHIYLEGEAFDEEGKLLAKSTTQVLILRLPGGAA, translated from the coding sequence TTGGCGAATCAAAAAGATTTAGAAGATATGCAGAAAGAATGGGAGAAGTTTTCCAAGGCCGCACCTGGCTTGAAGGTTCCTCCTCCTGCTTTTAAAGAACTTTCCGGTGAGTTTGTTTCTTATGTAAGGAAGAAGGAGATGGTCTGTAGTTTTTATGTAGAGCCTAGATTTTCCAATCCAATGGGAGTTTTCCAAGGTGGATTTTTAGCGGCTGCATTCGACAATACTTTCGGTCCATTATGTTATTTGGCGGCGGGAAAACCTACTACTACTTTAGAGTTAAGCGTTAGTTATATTCGTATGGTAAAAGAAAACCAAAGAATTACCGTCCAGGCAAAGGTAGTTGCTCGAGGTAACCAACATATCTATCTAGAAGGGGAAGCATTCGATGAAGAAGGTAAACTTCTCGCAAAATCAACAACTCAAGTTTTGATCTTAAGACTTCCAGGTGGAGCTGCTTAA